From the Variovorax paradoxus genome, the window CGCTACTCGGGGCTCGACACCACGCTGGGGCTGGCCTTCGCCAACACGGGCGTGCTCTACCCGTTCTTCGGCACGCTGATGGGCTGGCTGGGCGTGGCGCTCACCGGCTCCGACACGGCGTCGAACGTGCTCTTCGGCGGCATGCAGAAGGTGGCGGCCGACCAGCTCGGCCTGAGCCCCAACCTCATGGGCGCCGCCAACAGCTCGGGCGGCGTGATGGGCAAGATGATCGATGCGCAGTCGATCGTGGTGGCCTCCACCGCCACGCGCTGGTTCAACCACGAGGGCGAGATCCTGCGCTACGTGTTCTTCCACTCGATCGCGCTGGCCTGCCTCGTGGGCTTCTACGTGACCTTGCAGGCCTATGTGTGGCCGTTCACGCTGATGGTGGTGAAGTGACTCACGGCGCCGCGCCCAGCGCCTGAAGCAGCCGGCGCAGGTCGTCGACGGCCTCCTGTGCCTGCGCGGCGCCGCCCATCTGCGCCTTGACGATGGCGCCGTCCACGCCCAGGGCGGCGGCCTGCGCGACAGCCATGCGCCAGGGCCCTTCGGGCAACAGGCCGGCAATCACCTCGACCATCTCGCGCTTGTGCTCGCGCGCGATGTCGCTCGCGCCGGCCACGCTCGCGCCCACTTCCACCACCGAGTTGATGAAGGCGCAGCCGCGGAATGCAGGGTCGGCAAACCACTCGGCCATGGCGTCGGCGACCACCAGCAGGGCCTGCGCGTCGCCGATGCGCTGCTGCGCGCCGCGGCGGCCCAGCGCATCGACGAACCATGCCATCCACAGGCCGTGGCGGTGATCGAGGAAGGCCCGCACCAGGTCGTCCTTCGACGGGAAGTGCCGATAGAACGTGACCTTGGTGACGCCCGAGGCCGCGATGACGCGGTCGACGCCGGTCGCGCGGATGCCGTCGGCATAGAAGAGGTCGTGCGCGGTGAGCAGGATGCGCTCGCGCGCGGGCAGGGTGGAGATGTCCATGCCGCGATTGTAGGCATGTAGACAGACTTGTCTACGTGTGGCACATTGCGGCGCATTCCCTCTCGACATCCCTGCATCACTTCACCGAAAGAACCTCATGGAATCCCGTCCGCCGCTGCCGCCCTTCACCCTCGAATCGGCACTCAAGAAAGTCCAGGCTGCCGAAGACGCCTGGAACACGCGCGATCCCGTGCGCGTGAGCCTGGCCTACACGCCCGACACCGAATGGCGAAACCGCGCCGACTTCGTCAACGGCCGCGAGCAGGTGGTCGAGTTCCTCTCGCGCAAGTGGGTGCGCGAGCTCGACTACCGGCTCAAGAAGCAACTGTGGGCCTTCATGGACAACCGCATCGCGGTGCGCTTCGAATACGAATGGCACGACGACGCAGGCCAGTGGTATCGCAGCCATGGCAACGAGAACTGGGAGTTCGCCGAGAACGGCCTGATGCAGCGGCGCTTCGCGAGCATCAACGACCAGCCGATTGCGGAGTCGGAGCGCAAGTTCCGCTGGGAGCGCTGACCGGTCCTGTCGTCTCGCCTGCTTGTGGAAGTGCGCACAAGACAACGGGCATGTGTGTTGCTTGTCATGGCGCATCCCTTTCAAACCCAGGAGCCAAGCGACATGAACCGCAACGACGTCACCGAGAAGATCATCACCGTCAAGGTGAGCAAGGGCATCCAGTGGGCCGACGTGGCCAGGAAGGTCGGCCTCTCGAAGGAGTGGACCACCGCCGCCTGCCTGGGCCAGATGACGCTCGACGAGAAGCAGGCCAAGGTCGTCGGCAGGATCTTCGGCCTCACCGCCGAAGAGCAGAAGTGGCTGCAGGTGGTGCCCTACAAGGGCTCGCTGCCCACGCCCGTGCCGACCGACCCGCTCATCTACCGCTGGTACGAGGTGGTGAGCGTGTACGGCACCACCATCAAGGAACTGATCCATGAAGAGTTCGGCGACGGCATCATGAGCGCCATCGACTTCAGCATGGACATCCAGCGCCAGGCCGACCCCAAGGGCGACCGCGTCAACGTGGTGCTGTCGGGCAAGTTCCTGCCCTACAAGACCTACTGAACGTACTCGGCCGGATGCGGCCGGTGCCGCGGCGAAGCGCGCATCGCACCGGCGGTGATGCCGTAGCCCTCGATGGCCCCGGCGATCGAGCGGGCCACCGCCTCCACGGGCATCGCGAGGCGCCGGTTGGTGCGCATGCGCTGCGCGCAGTAGCTGGCCGCGATGCGCTCGGCCAGCGGATCGCTCGGACCGTTCACGTCGGGGCTCACCACCGTCACGTGCAGCCGGCCGGCATGCTCCTGGCGCAGGCCCTCGGAGATCGCGTTCACCGCGTATTGCGTGCCGTGGTAAACGGCCGAACTGGGCAGCAAGCCCTGCATGGCCACCGGTGCCACGTTCACGATGTGGCCCCAGCCCTGCTCCTGCATCGTCGGCAGCACGGCCGCGATGCCGAGCAGCACGCCGCGCAGGTTCACGTCGATCATGAGTTCCCATTCCTCGATCTTGCGGTTCCACAGCGGCGACATCGGCATCACGCCCGCCGCGTTCACCAGCACGTCGATCTGCTCGTGCGTCTCGAGGGCGAACTCGGCAAAGGCTTCCATGTCAGGGCGGTGCGTCACGTCGAGCCGCTGGAAGCTCGCGGTGCCGCCGGTGGCTTCGATCTCGGCCACCAGCGCCGCGAGGCGGTCGGTGCGCCGTGCACCCAGTACCACCTTCGCGCCGCGCCGCGCAAGCAGCCGCGCGGTCGCTTCGCCGATGCCGCTGCTCGCGCCGGTGATGAGAACGACTTTTTCCTGGATTGCGCTCATTTGAAAACTCCTCATGCTGGTCGGTTGCCGTGGGGCGCACACAGAAGAGGGTGCACCGGGCATGGAAAGAAGTGTCTCGCGCCAGGGCCGTCGAGCGGTATCCGGATCGAACGGGGTTTTTGCCTGATCCTGCAAAACGCGATGCGGGAGTCGTGCGCTTGTTGGCGCATATCTCAGGGGATACCGAGGATCGATTGACGCAAGCAGACCCCGCCGCTACATTCCAGTCGCCTCGTGATGAACGAGGCCGGGTTTGACAGCCTGAAAGAACCGCGGTGAAAGCCGCTTCCCCGCAATGGTTTGCGGCTTTTGCCATTCCGGCTTCCTTTTAGGCGGCTCGGATGGGAGGGCTCGCGCCCTGCCGGTTTCGCCTAGCGGTTCCCGGTCTGTCAACCCGTTCGAGCCGCCGCCTTCGGTTGACAGCGAATGCAGCGGTTGTAGCAAAGCCGAACCGATTGGGAGGGCCGACATGGCCGAGTCATCATTCACTGCGCGTGACAGTGCGGAGTTCAAACCCTTTGTGTGGAATCCCTTGCAGGGACTCGACCCCAAAGAGCGGCAATACGCCTTGTTCCTCAACGATGCGCGCGACGTGGTGCAGGGCGCGCACACATTGATGGCGTTGCTTGCGTGGGATGAAGACCGACGCGACGAAGCGCGTTCAACGAATGGCCCCGAGGCACTGCTCAGTGTGGCCGATCGCGCATCGCTTCAGCGATTCGTGATCGCTTCACTTGGCATGTTGCACGCCGACATCGAAAGCCGATGCGAGGAGATGGCCGAAACGCATTGACCGGCGCGATCGATCAGCCGAGAAGGCTTTTCAATTCGCCGCCGTCGATGAGCTTCTGCAAATCCGTCGCCCCGCCAACCAGCGTGCCCTTCACGAACACCATCGGAAAGGTCGGCCAGCCGGTCCACATCTTGAGCGCGTTGCGGTCGCGCCATTGGCTCAGGTAGTTGCCGTATTCGAGGTACTTGTACGGCTGCCCGATCGCATCGAGCACCTTGCGCGCCTTCTTCGGATGCGGATTGATGCCCATGCCCACCACAACCACATCGTTGGCTGCGACCGCGGCCATGACCTCGCGGACGATGGTCTGGCGGCTTTCGGCCACCTTGGTGCGGATGGCGGGGTGGATGCGGGCTTCTTCTAGGATGGGGCGGGGCATTCGGACCTTTCGTGGGTTCGCGTGACTGTAAGGGGCCTTTGCAACGTCGGAGTTCTTGCCTGTTCCTCGCGACACCTGTTCGGTGGCGTGCCGTGATGTGCCGGATGCAGTTCTTCGTCGCATATTGAGTTGGGGCCCGGAATCGACGAAGCTGTTGCGATGAATGAGCCTACTGACATCCCGACGCATCCCCGGATCTATCTTGCGGGCCCGGACGTTTTCCGCCCGGATGCCAGGGACCATTTCGTGCGGCTCAAGAGGGCGTGCGATGCGCTAGACCTTGCGGCGCTGCTGCCTGCCGATGGCGAAGAGGAGCCATCGCCCGACGCGCTGGAGAAGCGCATCTACGAAGCCAACATGCAACGCCTTCGCGGCGCAGACGGCGTGGTGGCGAACCTCGCTTCGTTCAGGGGCCTCGAGCCCGATTCCGGCACAGTGTTCGAGGTCGGTGCCGCCATCGCGCTGGGCATTCCCGTGGTCGCCTACGGCGTGCCCGACGGCAGTTACGCGGACCGCGCGCAGGCGGCGCTGAAGTGCGCGAAGGATGCGAACGGCGTGCTGCGCGAAAGCGCCACGGGCATCGCGGTCGAGGACTTCGGCCAGCAGCTCAACCTGATGCTGGCCTGCTCGATCCACATCGAGCCGACGCCCGAAGCGGCGTTGAAGAAGATGGCCGGTCTGCTGGCCGCACGCCGTGCAACCACCGCAGGCAACCCCTGACTTCCGTACCGGGCCGCAGCGCACAGAATGACAGTCCCTTTTTCTCTGGAGCACCGCATGCAGATCACCGAGACGCACTTCGAGCTGAGCGCCAACGACGGCGTCGCGGTGGAGGTCCATCGCTGGCAAGGCTCGACGCAGCGGGCCATCGTCCAGCTTGCGCACGGCATGGGCGAGCATTCGCTGCGCTACCGGCATCTGGCCGAATCGCTGGTGCGTGCCGGCTATGTCGTGTATTCGAACGAGCACCGCGGCCATGGCCAGGGTGCGTCGGCGCGCGGCGAACTGGGCGAGTTCGGCCCGCGCGGCTTCGCCGGGCTGGTGGACGACATGGCGCTGCTGAGCCGCCACGTGCGCGGCGTGCATCCGGGCCTGCCGCTGATCCTGATCGGCCACAGCATGGGCTCGTTCGCCACGCAGTACTACCTTGTGAGGCATGGCGAACTGCTGTCGGGCGCGGTGATGTCGGGCACCTCGGCGCTCGACCTGCTGGGCGCCGCGCTGCAGAGCGGCTTCAAGCTCGAGGACATGAACGCCGCGCTGCCCGACGTGCGCACGCCCTTCGACTGGCTCAGCCGCGACCCGGCGCAGGTCGATGCCTACATTGCCGATCCGCTGTGCGGCTTCACGGTCTCGGCCGAGGGCATGGGCTCGATGTTCGCGAACCTCGCCGACCTGGCGCCCGATGCGATGCGCAAGCACCTGCGGCCGGACCTGCCTCTGTACCTGTTCGTCGGCGACGAGGACCCGGTCAGCAACAAGGCCGAGTGGTTCCATCCGCTGGTGCGGCGCTACCGCGAGGCGGGGCTGCGCGACGTGTCGTGCCACGTGTTCGGTGGAGCGCGCCACGAGACGCTGAACGAGATCAACCGCGACGAGGTTGAGGCGGTACTGCTGGCGTGGATCGCGCGGGTGGTGGCGGCGAAATAGTTTCAGGACGGTGCGAGGCCCGGACGCAGCGCCGGGCATCGGAGCGCGCGCCTCAGCGCCTCCGGTTCAACGCTTCCGGTTCAGCGACTCTGCGAGGCCCGCGTTCACCTTCCGGAACTGCTCGACCAGGTCGTCGCAAAGCGCCTTGTCCGCACCGCAGAGCACCTGCATCCGGATGTCGATCTTTTCCTTTTCCTTTTCCTGCACCAGGGTCCGCTTGACGGCGGTGGGGTACACGGCGTGGCGGGGCGTTGCGATGGACCACAGGGTCTTCTCGCTGGCGTCGTCGATCACGAACCAGTCGTTCTCCTCGCGGATGTTCACGCCCGGCTTGGCCTGCAAGGCCTTCAAGGCATCTTCCGGCGAGGCATAGCCGATGGTGTTTTCCTGGCTCGGCGGCGCGTCGGCAGGCAGTTGCTGCGCGTGCGCGCCGGACTCGCAAAGGATCGCGAGCAGGAGGGCAGGCATGGCGCGCGGCAGCATCCTGAGGCTGTAGGCCGCGTGCCGCTTCCAGCCAAGGCTTCGGCTCAGGCAGCCCTGGCCGACGACGCCCTGAACTCCTGCGGCGACACGTCGTACGCCCGGCGAAACGCCCGCGTGAAATCCGACGGGCTCTTGAAGCCCACGCCGTACGCCACGTCGGTCACCAGCATGTGCGGGTAGCGCGCAAGGTCGTGCGCCGCGTGCCGCAGCCGCAGATGGCGGATGTAGGCACCCAGGCCGCCTTCGTGCTGGAACAGCCGGTAGAGCGTAGGGCGCGGCATGTGCAACGCGGCGAGCACCAGTTCGGGCGACAGGTCGGCGCGGTGCAGGTTGGCCTGGATGTAGCGCCGAACATGGCCGAACATGGCCGCGCGTGCCGCGGCGCGCGCACCGCCGCTCAGGCGGGCTTCCTTGCCGAAGCCGGCGATCAGCAGTTGCGCACTGGCGCGCACGGCGGCTTCGGCGTCGGGCGCGCTCATGCGCGCGATGTCGCGGCCCAGCGTCGCGGCCTGGCCCAAGGCCAGCCGCGCGATGGGCGTGTCCGGCTGCATCACGCGGCCGTGGATGGCGTCGGGGTCGGGAAAGACATCGTTCACGAGCGATGCAGGCACGAAGAAGGTCAGCACCCGGCAGTCGTTGCGCCGCATGCGCACGGGCTGGCTCATGTCGAGCGCGATCACCCTGGCCGAAGGCGGCGCCTCCTTCTGCCGGGCCAGCGAGCGCACGCTGACGTCCTCGACGCCGCCCTCGAGGAAGACATGCAGGGCGTGGTTGCGCACCTTGTCGGTGGAAATGCGCGCAAGCGAGCGTTCGAGCCGCATGGCGGCGGAACGGCAGTCGGTGAAGACCACGTCGCCGATGTCGTAGCGGTCGATGGCGGCATGGAACGAGCCGTCGGTGTGTTCGGGGACGGGATGCACGTCCATGACGTGGCCCACGCGTTCCCGCCAGGACTGCAGCCGACGGGCGGGAGGCTCGGCCTGGACGCTGAAGCGGCTGCAGGCAAGACCGCTGGGGAGCGTGGAGCGGACACCGGTTTCGAGGTCGCGCGAGTCCATCAAAGTTGTCCGGAAAACGGCGTCGAAGCCGTTAAAAAATCTACAAATAAGACGAAAGTGCCAAAAAATCCCGCAAATCGCGCGGATTCTCTCAAGAACTGAGACGCACGGTCAAGCCCGCTGGGCGCCTGCCCGCAATCTCCGCGCTGCCGGGGCTTCGAGCCCAAGGCACGCGCGGTTTCCTCGGGCGGGGGCCCGGTCGGCGCGCAGCTCCACATATCAACTTCGAGCGATCGGGCGAAGCGGACATGGCGAAGAACACGATGAGACAAGCCGCGGCGCGGCTGGCAAGCAGTTATCGCTTCGGCGCTCGCATGAGCGCAGGGGCAGACGGGCGCCCTCTGCGCTGGCTGGCCCGTGGCGTCGCGGGCAGCGGCAAGATCCTGCGGCGCAGCCTGGGGGTGAAGCGCTGGGGCGCGCGGGCTCGGATGGTGGCGCTTCGCGAGCGTTCGCGACTGATCGACCAGCTTTGCGTGCTCGGCGCGATGTACCCGGGCGACGGCGCAAGCCGCGCGAGCGCCGCCGTGGGCTCGGCAAGCCCGCGCATGCCCATGTCTCCCGCACTGCTGAAGCCGGACATCTTTCGCGCCAACAACACCATCGCGCCGCAGGGAGCGCAGCCCTACCGGCCCGCCCGCTCGATGGGCCCGGGCCATTGGACCGCGCCGCCGCACGTTGCCATGCGCGGCCGGGCGCCGAAGTGGGAATGCGGCGTGCCGGTGGCATGCGCGCTCGAGGACGACGTGCTGCCGGCGGATTCCGCGTCGGCGGCGAGCGCCGTCGGATCGCTGTTCTCGGAAGCGAACGAGGTGGAGCTGGCCTTCCTGATGCGCCTGATCGCCGAAGGCGATACGGCCACCGCTTCGCGCATCGCGCGGCGCATCGTCGATGCGAAGCGCGCTGGCGCGCATGCACCGGAGCAGGCGGCGGAAGCACCGCCGCCGCCCCGTTCGAGGCGCACGCGAGCCGTGGCCCCGGCGGCTCCGGCAGGCCCGGAGCGAGGTCGCGGCCCGCTGTCGCCGCGCGAACTGAACGTGCTGCGGATGATTTCGCAGGGCCAGAGCAACCGCGAGATCGCCGAGACGAGCTACCGCTCGCTGCACACGGTCGACGCGCAGGTGAAGAACATCTACCGCAAGCTGGCGGTGAAGACGCGCGCACAGGCGGTGCGCGAGGCGATGCAGCGGGGCCTGCTCAGCCCCGAGGCCCGCAACCAGGCAGACCGCTAGCGCCGCGCCTGGCGGCTGCTACGGTTTGCGGCAGTCGCCGCCGACGGACACGGTGCCGTCCTTGCATTCCGTCAGCATCGGCTCGCGCGACGAAGACGCCGGCGCGGCGGGCGCCGGCCTAGGCTCGCCGGCGCCTTTCTCGTAGACGACCTTCCTGCTGCCCAGTTCGCAGCTGCCCACGACCTGTCCAGCGGCGGTTGCGTTGGCATCGACCACGGTGACGGTGAATCGCGTCACGCCGGCAGCGGCGATCTTCGATTCGATCTGGGCGCGCAGGTCGTCGCAACTCTGGGCGCCATGGGCGGCAGCGCCGGCAACGGCCAGCGCGGCGGAAATCAGCCAGGTTTTCATGGGGGGCCTGCCTTGCCAGCGGATGGGGGACGTGAGTCTAGTCCCGCACCCGCTGGAGGAGGAAGAGCCCGGGAGCGGCAATGGCTGCCGTCCCGTGGCTCGTTGCGACGTCAGGCTTGTGCCGACGCCAGGGCCGCGTTGAGCGTTGCGCTCGGACGCATCACGGTCGAGAACTTCTCGGGGTCGGCCAGGTAGTAGCCGCCGATGTCCACGGGCTTGCCCTGCAC encodes:
- a CDS encoding nuclear transport factor 2 family protein; translation: MESRPPLPPFTLESALKKVQAAEDAWNTRDPVRVSLAYTPDTEWRNRADFVNGREQVVEFLSRKWVRELDYRLKKQLWAFMDNRIAVRFEYEWHDDAGQWYRSHGNENWEFAENGLMQRRFASINDQPIAESERKFRWER
- a CDS encoding SDR family oxidoreductase; protein product: MSAIQEKVVLITGASSGIGEATARLLARRGAKVVLGARRTDRLAALVAEIEATGGTASFQRLDVTHRPDMEAFAEFALETHEQIDVLVNAAGVMPMSPLWNRKIEEWELMIDVNLRGVLLGIAAVLPTMQEQGWGHIVNVAPVAMQGLLPSSAVYHGTQYAVNAISEGLRQEHAGRLHVTVVSPDVNGPSDPLAERIAASYCAQRMRTNRRLAMPVEAVARSIAGAIEGYGITAGAMRASPRHRPHPAEYVQ
- a CDS encoding response regulator transcription factor; the protein is MSAGADGRPLRWLARGVAGSGKILRRSLGVKRWGARARMVALRERSRLIDQLCVLGAMYPGDGASRASAAVGSASPRMPMSPALLKPDIFRANNTIAPQGAQPYRPARSMGPGHWTAPPHVAMRGRAPKWECGVPVACALEDDVLPADSASAASAVGSLFSEANEVELAFLMRLIAEGDTATASRIARRIVDAKRAGAHAPEQAAEAPPPPRSRRTRAVAPAAPAGPERGRGPLSPRELNVLRMISQGQSNREIAETSYRSLHTVDAQVKNIYRKLAVKTRAQAVREAMQRGLLSPEARNQADR
- a CDS encoding glutaredoxin domain-containing protein; translated protein: MPRPILEEARIHPAIRTKVAESRQTIVREVMAAVAANDVVVVGMGINPHPKKARKVLDAIGQPYKYLEYGNYLSQWRDRNALKMWTGWPTFPMVFVKGTLVGGATDLQKLIDGGELKSLLG
- a CDS encoding DUF1161 domain-containing protein; its protein translation is MKTWLISAALAVAGAAAHGAQSCDDLRAQIESKIAAAGVTRFTVTVVDANATAAGQVVGSCELGSRKVVYEKGAGEPRPAPAAPASSSREPMLTECKDGTVSVGGDCRKP
- a CDS encoding alpha/beta fold hydrolase encodes the protein MQITETHFELSANDGVAVEVHRWQGSTQRAIVQLAHGMGEHSLRYRHLAESLVRAGYVVYSNEHRGHGQGASARGELGEFGPRGFAGLVDDMALLSRHVRGVHPGLPLILIGHSMGSFATQYYLVRHGELLSGAVMSGTSALDLLGAALQSGFKLEDMNAALPDVRTPFDWLSRDPAQVDAYIADPLCGFTVSAEGMGSMFANLADLAPDAMRKHLRPDLPLYLFVGDEDPVSNKAEWFHPLVRRYREAGLRDVSCHVFGGARHETLNEINRDEVEAVLLAWIARVVAAK
- the cynS gene encoding cyanase, whose product is MNRNDVTEKIITVKVSKGIQWADVARKVGLSKEWTTAACLGQMTLDEKQAKVVGRIFGLTAEEQKWLQVVPYKGSLPTPVPTDPLIYRWYEVVSVYGTTIKELIHEEFGDGIMSAIDFSMDIQRQADPKGDRVNVVLSGKFLPYKTY
- a CDS encoding TetR/AcrR family transcriptional regulator; this translates as MDISTLPARERILLTAHDLFYADGIRATGVDRVIAASGVTKVTFYRHFPSKDDLVRAFLDHRHGLWMAWFVDALGRRGAQQRIGDAQALLVVADAMAEWFADPAFRGCAFINSVVEVGASVAGASDIAREHKREMVEVIAGLLPEGPWRMAVAQAAALGVDGAIVKAQMGGAAQAQEAVDDLRRLLQALGAAP
- a CDS encoding AraC family transcriptional regulator, with protein sequence MDSRDLETGVRSTLPSGLACSRFSVQAEPPARRLQSWRERVGHVMDVHPVPEHTDGSFHAAIDRYDIGDVVFTDCRSAAMRLERSLARISTDKVRNHALHVFLEGGVEDVSVRSLARQKEAPPSARVIALDMSQPVRMRRNDCRVLTFFVPASLVNDVFPDPDAIHGRVMQPDTPIARLALGQAATLGRDIARMSAPDAEAAVRASAQLLIAGFGKEARLSGGARAAARAAMFGHVRRYIQANLHRADLSPELVLAALHMPRPTLYRLFQHEGGLGAYIRHLRLRHAAHDLARYPHMLVTDVAYGVGFKSPSDFTRAFRRAYDVSPQEFRASSARAA
- a CDS encoding nucleoside 2-deoxyribosyltransferase: MNEPTDIPTHPRIYLAGPDVFRPDARDHFVRLKRACDALDLAALLPADGEEEPSPDALEKRIYEANMQRLRGADGVVANLASFRGLEPDSGTVFEVGAAIALGIPVVAYGVPDGSYADRAQAALKCAKDANGVLRESATGIAVEDFGQQLNLMLACSIHIEPTPEAALKKMAGLLAARRATTAGNP